One Xiphophorus maculatus strain JP 163 A chromosome 9, X_maculatus-5.0-male, whole genome shotgun sequence DNA segment encodes these proteins:
- the fstl3 gene encoding follistatin-related protein 3: MGCLIFALVVILSLCQIGRNPVDAGMCWLQHGPDHRCDMVLMREVSREECCDGGRLDTAWSNTSLPLNEVSLLGFLGIVSCKPCRDSCEGVKCSPGKVCKMKMGRPQCVCSPDCSHIPRKHAVCGSDGKSYRDECALLMARCMGQPDLEVMYQGECKKSCSNVVCPGTHTCVTDQTNSAHCVMCRTSPCPVTSEQQICGNDNITYQSACHLRRATCFLGHSIGVRHYGHCNSPPRNSHKFRASEENAV; encoded by the exons ATGGGGTGTTTGATATTTGCTTTGGTCGTGATTCTCTCTCTGTGTCAGATTGGAAGAAATCCAGTTGATG CGGGGATGTGCTGGCTGCAGCACGGTCCAGATCACCGGTGTGACATGGTGCTGATGAGAGAGGTGAGCAGAGAGGAGTGCTGCGATGGGGGTCGCCTGGACACGGCGTGGTCCAACACCAGCCTGCCGCTGAATGAAGTCAGCCTTCTGGGCTTCCTGGGTATCGTCTCCTGCAAACCGTGCAGAG aCTCATGCGAGGGAGTCAAATGCAGTCCCGGGAAGGTTTGCAAGATGAAAATGGGAAGGCCTCAGTGCGTGTGCTCTCCAGACTGCTCTCACATTCCCAGGAAGCACGCCGTCTGCGGCAGCGACGGCAAGTCTTACAGGGATGAGTGTGCCCTGCTGATGGCTCGCTGCATGGGACAGCCAGACCTGGAAGTCATGTATCAGGGAGAGTGCAAAA AGTCATGCTCCAATGTTGTGTGTCCGGGAACCCACACCTGTGTGACCGACCAGACCAACAGCGCCCACTGCGTCATGTGCCGCACCTCGCCATGCCCCGTGACATCCGAGCAACAGATCTGTGGCAACGACAACATCACCTATCAGAGCGCCTGCCACCTCCGCAGGGCCACCTGCTTCCTCGGACACTCCATAGGAGTCCGCCACTATGGCCACTGCAACA GTCCACCTCGGAACTCTCACAAATTCAGGGCCAGCGAGGAGAACGCCGTGTAG
- the LOC102230771 gene encoding voltage-dependent calcium channel beta subunit-associated regulatory protein, translating into MSNESAVWNILPENSTEIPVEPEEQPDGYVLLLVILSVFLVGTLVSISVFLVVCRRCCRGGRFCDRANDDPEKTATYMEESQPTHEITIRVDESDCLSMASSHNQETERFLSTGPTGRRVSFNEAALFDHGKKPQEKGRRYTLTEGDFHHLKNARLTNLNIPPPALKIVTIHECDSAENTITSTTHPVAKSALSIFQPMLCPLPQTPLINLSVNPSCALPGDALNSVVDTSFCEISAALGSTKSISGSIEMMRARPRDRGSNVSIGEAAPMMGNSGVGPTGGIAGSPRPVLQFLTKLRRHASLEGASPYFKIKKWKLDSSQRASSLDTRGSPKRRQFQRQRAASESMDQADNDTHHIDLIQYIARTQDVPYYQSQPTTRLLSPPSTPPPSLGRVEVEVVVEPSCSHGGPGVIGLSPDPQEETPSVVRMEGGYFSDSFQPQDSQSLYRDIWTLRASLEQYAASDQSSNNDRNSVCSDADSVCSLSVCTDAERGGLPSYPSQDLGDEAEGGEEDKDFFAYADEKLGRQESIKRKDGSTESERGGSDGESGTRKLLQMDSGYASIEAPSRGPEDLRLFSSSSITDSPKDRTAHEKRHHFTNAGRTGTIGESFESHLFEEEPEDELLLGASGGVPMEISASASSWLTYGQMLNPREAVQPPAQPITLHPRDYSIDEKTDALFHEFLRHDPQFDLQESPRKHRSRVHLRKQWQRHKQWSDPGVRHYQSSFERHRIPLRRGESVNYPLDTSYHSTLPRIVSAPDEETSDGTGSTPDTPKVEPTSTGSELRNKKLTVTDSEEHTSSSLPPVHPSLFEKDGGLVEQLDTQEDSKQCGHPPEPPDERSPPHPPNSLGYGPQTITAELTDKLTSNLDERLYTALRRTKDTPTECVTVTVAHASPDHSPV; encoded by the exons GGCCAACGATGACCCCGAGAAAACTGCCACTTATATGGAGGAGTCTCAGCCTACCCACG AAATCACTATCAGGGTGGATGAGTCAGACTGCCTGTCTATGGCCAGCTCTCACAACCAAGAGACAGAGCGCTTCCTGTCCACCGGCCCCACAGGCCGCCGTGTCTCCTTCAATGAAGCTGCTCTCTTTGATCATGGCAAGAAACCCCAGGAGAAGGGCCGCAG GTACACTCTGACCGAAGGCGACTTCCACCACCTGAAGAACGCACGGCTCACAAACCTCAACATCCCCCCGCCGGCACTCAAAATCGTCACGATTCACGAGTGTGACTCGGCTGAAAACACCATCACATCAACGACTCATCCTGTGGCTAAATCAGCTCTTTCCATATTCCAG CCAATGCTTTGCCCCCTGCCACAAACACCGCTGATCAATTTAAGTGTGAATCCCAGCTGTGCCCTCCCCGGGGATGCTCTCAATTCTGTGGTTGACACCAGCTTCTGtgagatctctgcagctctcgGCTCAACGAAGTCGATCTCCGGCTCT ATTGAGATGATGCGAGCGAGGCCCCGGGACAGGGGCAGCAATGTCAGCATAGGAGAGGCAGCGCCGATGATGGGGAACAGTGGTGTGGGCCCCACCGGTGGCATTGCGGGAAGTCCGAGGCCCGTCTTGCAGTTTCTCACCAAACTTCGGCGCCATGCTAGTCTGGAGGGGGCCAGCccctacttcaaaataaaaaagtggaaGTTGGACAGCAGCCAGAGAGCATCCAGTCTGGACACAAGAG GCTCCCCCAAGCGGAGGCAGTTCCAACGCCAACGAGCCGCCAGCGAGAGCATGGACCAGGCCGACAATGACACTCACCACATAGACCTCATCCAGTACATTGCCCGCACCCAGGATGTCCCCTACTATCAGAGCCAGCCCACCACACGCCTCCTGTCACCCCCATCCACACCACCCCCCTCCCTCGGCAG GGTAGAGGTAGAGGTGGTGGTGGAGCCCAGCTGCAGCCATGGCGGACCAGGGGTGATTGGCTTGTCCCCTGATCCCCAAGAAGAGACCCCCTCTGTGGTGAGGATGGAAGGCGGCTACTTCTCAGACTCCTTCCAACCCCAGGATTCACAGTCACTTTACCGAGACATCTGGACACTACGTGCATCACTAGAACAGTACGCTGCCTCTGACCAGAGCAGCAACAACGACAGGAACTCGGTTTGCAGCGATGCTGACAGTGTTTGTTCGCTGAGTGTATGCACAGATGCTGAAAGAGGAGGGCTTCCCAGTTACCCGTCCCAGGACCTAGGTGATGAGGCAGAGGGTGGAGAGGAAGACAAGGACTTCTTTGCATATGCAGATGAGAAGTTGGGTAGGCAAGAGtcaataaagagaaaagatggTAGCACAGAATCAGAGCGTGGGGGTAGTGATGGAGAATCTGGGACTCGTAAACTGTTACAGATGGACAGCGGGTATGCGTCAATAGAGGCTCCGTCACGAGGTCCAGAGGACCTGAGGCtgtttagcagcagcagcatcactgACAGCCCTAAAGACAGAACTGCCCACGAGAAAAGGCATCATTTCACCAATGCAGGGCGAACAGGCACTATCGGTGAGAGTTTCGAGTCTCATCTCTTCGAAGAGGAACCTGAAGATGAGTTGTTGCTGGGTGCCAGTGGAGGAGTTCCCATGGAAATATCTGCTAGTGCTTCAAGCTGGCTGACATATGGTCAGATGCTCAACCCTCGAGAGGCTGTGCAACCTCCAGCTCAACCAATAACCCTTCATCCGCGTGACTACAGCATAGACGAGAAAACAGATGCGCTCTTCCATGAGTTCCTCCGCCACGATCCTCAGTTTGACCTGCAGGAGTCGCCAAGAAAACACCGCTCTCGCGTTCACCTTCGTAAGCAGTGGCAGCGCCACAAACAGTGGAGTGACCCCGGAGTAAGACACTACCAGTCCTCCTTTGAAAGACACCGTATCCCACTGCGGAGGGGAGAAAGTGTAAACTACCCCTTGGACACAAGCTACCACAGTACACTGCCCCGCATCGTCAGCGCACCTGACGAGGAGACCAGCGACGGAACTGGCAGCACTCCTGACACCCCAAAGGTTGAGCCAACGTCTACTGGGTCTGAATTGAGGAACAAGAAACTTACGGTCACAGATTCAGAGGAACACACATCTTCCTCTCTTCCACCTGTTCATCCCtcattatttgaaaaagatGGAGGGCTGGTTGAGCAACTTGACACTCAGGAGGATAGCAAACAATGCGGGCACCCTCCTGAACCCCCGGACGAGCGTTCACCTCCTCACCCACCTAACTCCTTGGGTTACGGCCCTCAAACTATCACAGCAGAGCTCACGGACAAGCTGACTTCTAACCTGGACGAGAGGCTGTACACGGCCCTTCGCCGGACCAAGGACACACCCACCGAGTGTGTTACCGTAACAGTCGCACATGCCTCCCCCGACCACAGCCCAGTGTAG